The segment GATTCTCCTCGGTCGTATACCAATATTTTGCGTCGTCTTTTTCTATTTCGTACCCATAATTCTGTAGGGTTTTAATCCCTCCGTTGTAGTACCACCTTTTTATATGAAGAGGGTCTTCGGGATTCTCAAATGCATCAATCATCATTTTGTCGTGATTCCCCATCAGAGTGATAGCTCCTTCAGAGGTCAACTGGATCACCTTGTCCAAGACCGCACGCGAATTTGGCCCCCGATCCACATAATCCCCAAGTAACAGGAGCTGGTCCTGTTGGTTGTCATATTGAACGATTTCAAGAAGTCTTTCGAATTTATCCAAGTCCCCATGAATATCACTAATTGCAAGCATCCGCGTCAATTTCATTCATCCCTTTGCATCTTATTTTCATTTATTTTATCATAATTTTCGAAATTCGAAATATTTTTGCTCTATCTATATTATAATGGTGAAAAT is part of the Sutcliffiella sp. FSL R7-0096 genome and harbors:
- a CDS encoding metallophosphoesterase family protein, whose protein sequence is MTRMLAISDIHGDLDKFERLLEIVQYDNQQDQLLLLGDYVDRGPNSRAVLDKVIQLTSEGAITLMGNHDKMMIDAFENPEDPLHIKRWYYNGGIKTLQNYGYEIEKDDAKYWYTTEENPKPLEINEQIRPHLDFLKTLPFYYETDTHIFVHAGVHPHTTLELTDSHTLVWIREEFHNGYTGEKTVIFGHTPTKYLHKKPEVFFGENNIIGIDGGCAYGGRLYCFEAAQKRVYYAE